ATCCGATGATCATCCCAGCACCGTCAGCGCCATCGCCTGGTCCAGCGCCGGAGAGCTGGCGACGGCCTGTTACTGTCGAGTGACGTTCTTCGACGTGTCCACTGGGGAGCTTCGCCAGAAGCTGGAGTGGCAGGGCTCCCTGGTGTCGATGGTACTGAGCCCGGACGGGGATATCGTGGCCTGCGGCAGCCAGGACAACTCGGTGCACTTCTGGCGTCGCTCCACGGAGGAGGACTCCATGATGTCCGGATATCCCGCCAAACCGTCGGCCCTGGCCTTCGATGACACGGCCACCCTCCTGGCCACCGGCGGAGGCAACGAGGTGACGGTCTGGAGCTTCCGGGGAGGTGGCCCCGAAGGCACGCGGCCCGGTGTTCTAAAACGTCATGCTCAACCCGTCACAACGCTCGCCTTCGCTCACAGCGGGATGCGCCTGGCCTCGGCGGCACGGGATGGCGCTGTAGTGGTGTGGTCGCTTCGGAGGAATGGGAAAGGCCGTCCTGTCGGGTCCGCGGTTTTGGCGGACATAGGGGCGGAACTGTACTGGCGGCCGGACGGGCGCGCGCTTGCCGCCCTCGACGCCCGGGGTGGCGTGACGGTTTGGCGGACAGGATGAACAACGGCGTTCACGGGCACGTCCGCACAGTGGACGCTGGGAAGTAACGGCAAGGCTGATTGCCGAGGACGGCAGGGAAATCCCTTTCTTCCGGGTTTCCTTGGTGAATAGCCCAAAAAATTCTTGCATACCAGACAAAAGTCTGGTATCGCATCTTCATGACACCCTTCACGCCACCGGGGGAGACCCGGGAAAAGGTTTACCGGTTCGTGCGCAGGCGGATTCTGGAGGAGCTGCCGCCGACGGTGCGGGAAGTGCAGGAGGCGTTCCGGTTCAAGGCGGTGCAGACGGCGCGGGAGCACCTGGAGCGGCTGGTGGTGGAGGGGCGGCTGGTCAAGACGCACGGAAAATCACGGGGTTATCGCCTGCCCCAGGAGCCTGGAACGCTGTTCGTGCCGCTGCTGGGGCGGGTGCAGGCGGGCGGGCTGCGGGCGGCCATCGAGGAGTGCGAGGGCTACCTTCCGGTGCAGTCGCGGGGCTCGGAGGAGATGTTCGGGCTCCGGGTCCAGGGGGAGAGCATGACCGGGGCGGGCATCCTTCCGGGCGACATCGTGGTCGTGCGGCAGCAGGGGGAAGCCGCCTCGGGGGACATCGTCGTGGCCATGGTGGGAGACGAGGCCACCATCAAGAGGCTGCGCCTGCGCGGGAACGGGATCGAGCTGCATCCGGAGAACCCGGCCTTCGTGCCGATCGTTCCCCGAGCCGACGAATGCACCCTCCTGGGCAAGGTGGTGGAGGTGAGGCGTTATCTGGAGGGGTGAACCGGAGGGATGAACCGGACACGGAGAGCTTTCATGGACGTTTCCGCCGAAAAGAGCCACGAGCGGTTGCCGGTTCCGGCGCGCGAACGGATAGCGGCTTCGGGCGCCGCACCCGCCCCGGTCGCGCCGCGGCGCCGGTCCGTCCGCGAGGCGCCGCGGGCCTGGAACCTCTCCCTGCTGGCGGGACGCCTCACGGAGATCTCGGACTCGGGCGCGGCCCCTGCCCTCACGGCGGCAGCCTCCCTGATCCTCCAGGCCCAGCAGCGCGGCGAGCCCGCGGCGTGGATCGGCTTCGGCAACTCGATCTTCTTCCCGCCGGATCTGGTGGAGTGGGGCATCGACCTCGAGGCCCTGCCGGTGGTGCGGGTCCCCGACGCCCTGGCCGCGTCCCGCGCCGCCGACCAACTGCTGCGCTCCGGCGCGTTCGGGCTGGTGGTGCTGGACCTCAAGGCCGAGGCGCGGATGCACATGGCGGTCCAGAGCCGGCTGGCGGCGCTGGCCCGGAAACACCACGCGGCGCTCCTCTGCCTCACCCGCAAGAAGCGAGGCGCGCCGTCGCTGGGGCCGCTGGTGTCGCTGCACGGCGAGGGCCGCATCAAAAGGACCGCCTTCAGCCTGTTCGACTGGGAGATCCGCGTGGTCAAGGACAAGCGCGGCGCGCCGGGATGGAGTCACATGGAGTCGTGCCGTGGAGCGGATGGCCTGTGTTGACGTTGCGGCGTTTCCCTTGCAACTGCTGCTGCGGGACCATCCCGACTGGAAAGACCAGCCCGCCGCGGTGGTGGATCAGGACAAGGCCCAGGGGACCGTCCTCTGGGTAAACTCCCGGGCGCGCGCCACCGGCATCCTTCCGGGCATGCGCTACGGCGCGGGACTCGCGCTCTCACGCCACCTGCGGGCGGGAGTCATCTCCCGCACGGCCGTCGACAAGGCCGTGGCCGATCTGGTGCCGCGGCTGCGGCGCTTCGCCGCCGAGGTGGAGCCTTCCCGCGACGAGCCCGGGGTATTCTGGCTGGGGGCCTCGGGCCTTTCCCTGCTCCACCCCCGCCTGGAGGAATGGGCCGGGCTCATCCACCGCGACCTCGCCGGCGCCGGCCTCCACAACACCGTGGCCGTGGGGTTCTCCCGCTTCGGCAGCTACGCCGCGGCCAAGGCCTGCGACCGGAACGTGGTCTTCCGCACGTCCGGGGAGGAGCACGACCACGTCCGCGCCGTTCGGCTCGACCGCCTCGATTTCGCTCCCAAGGTCCGTGACCTGCTGGCCCGCCTCGGCATCCACACCCTGGGCGGCTTCCTGGACCTGCCCGCGTCCCAGGTGCGCGCGCGCCTGGGACGGGAAGCCCACCGGCTCCACCGGCTGGCCGCGGGCGACCTGTGGAGCCCGCTCCACCCGGAGACGCCGTTCGAGCCCACCACCGCGGGGGTCTTCCTGGACTACCCGGAGAGCGACCGCCAGCGGCTGGCGGTGCTCATGGAGGAACTGCTGGAGCCGCTGCTCGACGCGCTGGAACAGCGCCACGAGGTGATGACCACCCTCCTCCTCCGCCTCCGCCTGGACGACAGGTCGGAGAAGCCCGAGACCCTGCGGCCGGCCCGTCCCACCCTGGACCGCGGACAGATCCTGAACCTCTTGCGGCTGCGCCTGGAGGCCACGGCGCTGACGGCCGGGGTGACGGAAATCGTCATGGAGCTCCAGGGAGCCTCGTCCGACGCGCGCCAGGGGGAGCTTTTCCACGGCGCCTCCACGCGCGACCATGACGCCGCCAACCGCGCCCTGGCGCGGCTGCGGGCACGCTTCGGCGACGGCGCCCTGCTAAGGGCGCGCCCGCGCGCCGGCCACCTTCCCGAAGCGCGCTTCACCTGGGAGCCCATGGAAACCGTGCCGCCGCCACGGCCGCGCCGGGTGCGGCTGCGCCCGCTGGTGCGGCGCTTCTTCCCCAAGCCGGTGCGGCTCCCGCACCAAGCCGTGTCAAAACTCCGCTTGGTGGCAACGGCACATGCGCCGTCCTTCCCGCGCAGTCGAGACTCGCAAGGCAGGGGCGTACCGGATACGTCATTCCCGCGGAAGCGGGAATCCAGGGGTGGGGAGGGGGCGCTACAACGGCGTTTCCCCGCTCCCCCACCCCTGGATTCCCGCTTCCGCGGGAATGACGATTCGGGGTGTTGGCACCGCGGGTGTTTTGACACGGCCGCTTCCGCGGGAATGACGTATTCGGTACGTCCCTGCCCCACGAATTCTGACACGGCCTCGCACGCGGGATCGACCGCACCCGATGCCGAGCCCGTGGTTGGCGACGTCCAGGCCGGCGACACCCCGATTGACGTTCCCTCTTTCACACGGGAGAGCGCCGGCCCTTACGTCATCTCCGGAGGATGGTGGGGCTCCGGCGCCGGCGTGCACCGCGAGTACCACTTCGTCCGCGACGGCGAAGGCCCGTGGCTGTGGATCTACTACGACTCCAGGCGGCGCGGCTGGTTCCTGCATGGGAAAGTGGAGTAGAGAACCGTGGCCGCCGGCAAGAAGCGTCCCCACGGGCGCCCGTCCCCCCTTCCCTCGTCCGGCGCACGCTCCCGCGTGCCCGTGGCTCTGGCGCCCCAGCCCTACGCCCCCCTCTACTGCAAGAGCCACTACTCGTTCCTGGAGGGGGCGAGCCATCCGGAGGAATTGCTGGAGCAGGCCGCGGAGCTCGGAATCCACTCGCTCTGCCTGACCGACCGGGACGGCGTCTACGGCGCCGTGCGCGCCCACGTGAAGGCGCGGGAGCTGGGCCTGCATCTCGTCATCGGCGCGCGCATGAGCGTCGCCGACGGCTCCTCCATCCTGCTGCTGGCCGCCGACGGCACCGGCTACGCCCACCTCTGCCGGCTGATCTCCACCGGGCGTCTGCGCTCGCCCAAGGGACAGAGCGTGGTGCAATGGCGCGAGGTCTGCGAGCACGCCGGCGGGCTCGTGGCCTTGTGGGGCGGCGAGGAAAGCCTGCTGGTGCGGGAGCCGGACCCGGCATTCGTCGCCCGCGACCTGCGGGACGCCTTCGGCGAACGGCTCTACGCGCTGGTGACGCGCCACCGCCGCGCGGAAGAGGCGCGGCAGGAACGGCGCCTGCGCGAGCGGGCGCGGCGCTACGGCATCCCCACCGTGGCCGCCACCGAGGTGCTCTACCACCACCCCTCGCGGCGCCGGCTCCAGGACGTCCTCACCTGCATCCGCCACGGCGTCCGGCTGGCCGGCGCGGGGCGCGTGATCAAGCCCAACGCCGAGCACGACCTGAAGTCTCGGGGCGCGTTCACCGCTCTCTTCGGGGACGATCCCGAGTCGGTCGCCCGCACTCTGGAAGTCGCCGGCCGCTGCAGCTTTTCCCTGGACGAGATCTCCTACCGCTACCCGTCCGAGGAACTGCCGGACGGCAGGACCTCCGCGGACTGGCTCCGGGAGCTCACCTTCCGGGGCGCCGGGGGGCGCTACGGCGGCACCGTCCCGGAGGACATCCGGGCACAGATCGAGCGCGAGCTCGAGGTCATCGGCGAACTGGCCTACGAGGGCTATTTCCTCACCATGTGGGACCTGGTCCGGTTCTGCCGGAAGAACGGGATCCTGTGCCAGGGGCGCGGCTCCGCGGCCAACTCCGCGGTGTGCTACTGCCTGGGCATCACCGCCGTCGATCCGGTACGCATGGACCTCCTGTTCGAGCGCTTCATCTCACGGGAGCGCGCCGAGCCGCCGGACATCGACCTCGACATCGAGCACAACCGCCGCGAGGAGGTCATCCAGTACCTCTACCGCAAGCACGGCCGCACCCACGCCGCCATGGTGGCCAACTTCATCCGCTACCGCGGCCGTTCCGCGGTGCGGGACGTGGGCAAGGTGCTGGGACTGGCGGAGACCGCGGTCCACCGCGTCACCCGGCTGTTGGGCCATTACGAGCGGATGGACCCGCAAGTGCTCGAGAGCGCCGGCCTCGACCCCGGCGCGCCGGTGCAGCGGGACCTCCTCCAAGTCGTGGAAGAAATCCAGGACTTCCCCCGCCACCTGTCCATCCACCCCGGCGGCTTCCTGCTGGGGCACAAGCCGGTGCGCGACCTGGTGCCCATCGAGAACGGCGCCATGCGCGACCGCACGGTGATCCAGTGGGACAAGGAGGACCTGGAGAGCCTCAAGCTCTTCAAGGTGGACCTGCTGGGGCTGGGAATGCTCACCGTGGTGGACCGCTCCTTCCGCCTCATCCGGGAGCACTGGGACCGAAGCTTCTCCCTGGCCACCCTCCCCAAGGACGACCCCGAGACCTACGCCATGATCCGCAAGGCCGACACCGTGGGGGTCTTCCAGATCGAGAGCCGCGCGCAGATGTCCATGCTGCCCCGGTTGAAGCCCCGGGAATACTACGATCTGGTCATCGAGGTCAGCATCGTCCGGCCGGGGCCCATCGTGGGGGGCATGGTGCATCCCTACCTGCGGCGCCGGAACGGCGAGGAGACGGTCACCTACCCCCACCCTTCCCTGGAGCCGATCCTCAAGAAGACCCTGGGCGTGCCGCTGTTTCAGGAGCAGGTCATGCGGCTGGCGGTGGTGGCGGCGGACTACACCCCCGGGGAGGCGGAC
This genomic window from Deltaproteobacteria bacterium contains:
- the lexA gene encoding transcriptional repressor LexA, translating into MTPFTPPGETREKVYRFVRRRILEELPPTVREVQEAFRFKAVQTAREHLERLVVEGRLVKTHGKSRGYRLPQEPGTLFVPLLGRVQAGGLRAAIEECEGYLPVQSRGSEEMFGLRVQGESMTGAGILPGDIVVVRQQGEAASGDIVVAMVGDEATIKRLRLRGNGIELHPENPAFVPIVPRADECTLLGKVVEVRRYLEG
- a CDS encoding recombinase A — protein: MDVSAEKSHERLPVPARERIAASGAAPAPVAPRRRSVREAPRAWNLSLLAGRLTEISDSGAAPALTAAASLILQAQQRGEPAAWIGFGNSIFFPPDLVEWGIDLEALPVVRVPDALAASRAADQLLRSGAFGLVVLDLKAEARMHMAVQSRLAALARKHHAALLCLTRKKRGAPSLGPLVSLHGEGRIKRTAFSLFDWEIRVVKDKRGAPGWSHMESCRGADGLC
- a CDS encoding DNA polymerase Y family protein: MACVDVAAFPLQLLLRDHPDWKDQPAAVVDQDKAQGTVLWVNSRARATGILPGMRYGAGLALSRHLRAGVISRTAVDKAVADLVPRLRRFAAEVEPSRDEPGVFWLGASGLSLLHPRLEEWAGLIHRDLAGAGLHNTVAVGFSRFGSYAAAKACDRNVVFRTSGEEHDHVRAVRLDRLDFAPKVRDLLARLGIHTLGGFLDLPASQVRARLGREAHRLHRLAAGDLWSPLHPETPFEPTTAGVFLDYPESDRQRLAVLMEELLEPLLDALEQRHEVMTTLLLRLRLDDRSEKPETLRPARPTLDRGQILNLLRLRLEATALTAGVTEIVMELQGASSDARQGELFHGASTRDHDAANRALARLRARFGDGALLRARPRAGHLPEARFTWEPMETVPPPRPRRVRLRPLVRRFFPKPVRLPHQAVSKLRLVATAHAPSFPRSRDSQGRGVPDTSFPRKRESRGGEGALQRRFPAPPPLDSRFRGNDDSGCWHRGCFDTAASAGMTYSVRPCPTNSDTASHAGSTAPDAEPVVGDVQAGDTPIDVPSFTRESAGPYVISGGWWGSGAGVHREYHFVRDGEGPWLWIYYDSRRRGWFLHGKVE
- a CDS encoding error-prone DNA polymerase, with the translated sequence MAAGKKRPHGRPSPLPSSGARSRVPVALAPQPYAPLYCKSHYSFLEGASHPEELLEQAAELGIHSLCLTDRDGVYGAVRAHVKARELGLHLVIGARMSVADGSSILLLAADGTGYAHLCRLISTGRLRSPKGQSVVQWREVCEHAGGLVALWGGEESLLVREPDPAFVARDLRDAFGERLYALVTRHRRAEEARQERRLRERARRYGIPTVAATEVLYHHPSRRRLQDVLTCIRHGVRLAGAGRVIKPNAEHDLKSRGAFTALFGDDPESVARTLEVAGRCSFSLDEISYRYPSEELPDGRTSADWLRELTFRGAGGRYGGTVPEDIRAQIERELEVIGELAYEGYFLTMWDLVRFCRKNGILCQGRGSAANSAVCYCLGITAVDPVRMDLLFERFISRERAEPPDIDLDIEHNRREEVIQYLYRKHGRTHAAMVANFIRYRGRSAVRDVGKVLGLAETAVHRVTRLLGHYERMDPQVLESAGLDPGAPVQRDLLQVVEEIQDFPRHLSIHPGGFLLGHKPVRDLVPIENGAMRDRTVIQWDKEDLESLKLFKVDLLGLGMLTVVDRSFRLIREHWDRSFSLATLPKDDPETYAMIRKADTVGVFQIESRAQMSMLPRLKPREYYDLVIEVSIVRPGPIVGGMVHPYLRRRNGEETVTYPHPSLEPILKKTLGVPLFQEQVMRLAVVAADYTPGEADQLRRDMAAWRRSGRIERHRDRFISRMQAKGIDKEFATQVFEQIRGFGDYGFPESHAASFAHIAYASAW